The following coding sequences lie in one Mycobacterium sp. DL440 genomic window:
- a CDS encoding acyl-CoA dehydrogenase family protein has product MSMTRLVPLVAGDPHVLDELRLQVRRFVAEQQQTGKVGRYADSWLTGWDEDFSRALAARGWLGMTVPVSYGGHGRSHQERFVVTEELLAAGAPVGAHWIADRQIVPSLLKYGTEEQRRKFLPAIAKGECYFGIGMSEPDSGSDLASVRTKAVQVDGGWAITGAKVWTSGAHLAHAFICLARSAPVDPAHRHDGLSQFIVDLHSPGVDIRPIISMNGKHHFNEVILDEVFVPDAMVFGTIGNGWQQVTSELSFERSGPERFLSTFPLLADMATHMSDGSLPRHTDLGRYLARVTGLHQMSMAVAGALERHEPADTAAAVVKVLGTSAEGDIADFADVLGEVDDEGYCAMLADAVVQRPGFTLRGGTNEVLRGVIARGLGMR; this is encoded by the coding sequence CTGAGCATGACCCGATTGGTGCCGCTGGTGGCCGGCGACCCGCATGTGCTCGACGAGTTGCGGTTGCAGGTGCGCCGGTTCGTCGCCGAGCAGCAGCAGACCGGCAAGGTCGGCCGGTACGCCGACAGTTGGCTGACCGGTTGGGACGAGGACTTCAGCCGGGCGCTGGCTGCCCGCGGTTGGCTGGGCATGACGGTGCCGGTCTCCTACGGCGGGCACGGGCGCAGCCATCAGGAGCGTTTCGTGGTCACCGAGGAACTGCTGGCCGCCGGGGCCCCGGTGGGGGCGCACTGGATCGCCGACCGCCAGATCGTTCCCTCGTTGCTCAAGTACGGCACCGAGGAGCAGCGACGAAAGTTCTTGCCCGCCATAGCCAAAGGAGAATGTTACTTCGGAATCGGTATGAGCGAGCCCGATTCCGGATCGGATCTGGCCAGCGTGCGCACCAAGGCTGTGCAGGTTGACGGCGGGTGGGCGATCACCGGCGCCAAGGTGTGGACGTCAGGGGCGCATCTGGCCCACGCGTTCATCTGTCTGGCTCGTAGCGCTCCGGTAGATCCCGCACACCGCCATGACGGCCTGAGCCAGTTCATCGTCGACCTGCACTCGCCCGGCGTCGATATCCGGCCCATCATCTCGATGAACGGAAAACACCATTTCAACGAGGTGATCCTGGATGAGGTGTTCGTGCCCGATGCCATGGTGTTCGGCACCATCGGCAACGGCTGGCAGCAGGTGACCTCGGAGCTGAGCTTCGAACGCAGTGGGCCCGAGCGCTTCCTGTCGACGTTCCCGCTGCTGGCCGACATGGCCACGCACATGTCTGACGGATCTCTGCCCCGCCACACCGATCTGGGCCGGTACCTGGCCCGCGTCACCGGGCTGCACCAGATGTCGATGGCGGTCGCCGGTGCGCTGGAGCGTCACGAACCGGCGGACACCGCGGCGGCCGTGGTCAAGGTGCTCGGAACGTCCGCCGAAGGTGACATCGCCGATTTCGCCGACGTTCTCGGCGAGGTCGATGACGAGGGCTACTGCGCGATGCTGGCCGATGCCGTGGTGCAGCGCCCCGGGTTCACCCTGCGCGGCGGCACCAACGAGGTTCTGCGTGGGGTCATTGCGCGGGGATTGGGGATGAGGTGA
- the nudC gene encoding NAD(+) diphosphatase codes for MTHGGQQRSDRGSAQRLTFGLRNVPLLSRVGADRADALRTDIDAATEGWKDALLLRLDRRNQVLISGGQVVLGKASSLGTDKPPEQAVFLGRLVDGRHVWGVRSALEVPEDPDAPAEVLDLRRAGEAFDDASAQLVSTATALLNWHDRARFSAANGAATKSAKAGWSRVDPVSGHEEFPRIDPAVICLVHDGHDRAVLARQTAWPERLFSILAGFVEAGESFETCVVREIAEEVGLTVTDVQYLGSQPWPFPRSLMVGFHAIGDPEQPFSFNDGEIVEADWFTRAEIREALDQGDWSAADGDSQSRLLLPGSISIAREIIESWAALD; via the coding sequence ATGACACACGGCGGGCAGCAGCGCAGCGACCGGGGGAGTGCGCAGCGTCTCACCTTCGGGCTGCGCAATGTTCCCCTGCTCTCGCGGGTCGGCGCCGATCGTGCCGATGCGCTGCGTACCGATATCGATGCAGCGACCGAGGGCTGGAAGGACGCGCTGCTGCTGCGGCTCGACCGACGTAACCAGGTGCTGATCTCCGGCGGCCAGGTGGTGCTCGGCAAAGCCTCGAGCCTGGGTACCGACAAGCCGCCGGAGCAGGCGGTGTTCCTCGGGCGGCTCGTCGATGGGCGGCACGTCTGGGGTGTGCGCAGTGCGTTGGAGGTGCCCGAGGATCCGGATGCACCTGCCGAGGTGCTCGATCTACGCCGGGCCGGCGAGGCCTTCGACGACGCCAGCGCCCAGTTGGTGTCGACTGCCACCGCGTTGCTGAACTGGCATGACCGAGCCAGGTTCAGTGCAGCGAACGGTGCGGCGACCAAGTCGGCGAAAGCCGGCTGGTCGCGGGTGGACCCGGTCAGCGGTCATGAGGAATTCCCGCGGATCGATCCGGCGGTGATCTGTCTGGTCCACGACGGCCATGACCGCGCGGTGCTGGCCCGCCAGACGGCGTGGCCCGAGCGATTGTTCTCGATTCTGGCCGGATTCGTCGAGGCCGGCGAATCCTTCGAGACGTGTGTGGTGCGTGAGATCGCCGAGGAGGTCGGCCTCACAGTGACCGATGTGCAGTATCTGGGTAGTCAGCCGTGGCCGTTCCCGCGGTCGCTGATGGTCGGCTTCCATGCCATCGGCGATCCGGAGCAGCCGTTCTCGTTCAACGACGGCGAGATCGTCGAGGCCGACTGGTTCACCCGAGCCGAGATCCGCGAGGCGCTGGATCAGGGTGACTGGAGTGCCGCCGACGGCGATTCACAGTCGAGGCTGCTGCTGCCCGGGTCGATCTCGATTGCCCGCGAGATCATCGAATCCTGGGCGGCCCTGGACTGA
- a CDS encoding TrkA family potassium uptake protein yields the protein MAKGRLRRRLAAIDSNLTSRPDAALVDVLRIPEPFISPARKIFMRVLYAFGALFAAVLIVYADRYGYRDNDSAPDANNPLSFLDCLYYATVSLSTTGYGDITPYTESARLVNVIVITPLRVAFLIVLIGTTVETLTTQSRQALKIQRWRNKVRNHTVVVGYGTKGRTAVAAMVGDEVSPADIVVVDESAAALERAKGAGLVTVHGDATNSAVLRLAGAQHAKSIIVAADNDASAVLVTLTARELAPKAKIIAAVRESDNLHLLKQSGADSTVVSSETAGRLLGIATQTPSVVEMMEDLLTPDEGFAIAEREVTPKEEGGSPRHLHDIVLGVVREGRLVRVDAPEVDALEAGDRLLYIRSADAER from the coding sequence GTGGCTAAAGGCAGGCTGCGGCGCCGCCTCGCCGCGATCGACTCGAACCTGACTTCGCGCCCAGACGCCGCCCTCGTCGACGTGCTGCGCATCCCCGAGCCGTTCATCAGTCCGGCCCGCAAGATCTTCATGCGGGTGTTGTACGCGTTCGGGGCACTGTTCGCCGCGGTGCTGATCGTCTACGCGGACCGTTACGGCTACCGGGACAACGACAGCGCCCCGGATGCGAACAATCCGCTGTCGTTCCTGGACTGTCTGTACTACGCGACGGTGTCGTTGTCGACGACTGGATACGGCGACATCACGCCGTACACGGAATCGGCGCGTCTGGTCAACGTCATCGTCATTACCCCGCTGCGGGTGGCCTTCCTGATCGTTCTCATCGGTACCACCGTGGAAACCCTGACCACCCAATCCCGGCAGGCGCTGAAGATTCAGCGATGGAGGAACAAAGTGCGTAACCACACCGTCGTCGTCGGATACGGCACCAAGGGCCGGACGGCGGTCGCCGCGATGGTCGGCGACGAGGTCTCGCCGGCCGACATCGTCGTCGTCGACGAGAGCGCGGCCGCGCTGGAGCGCGCCAAGGGCGCCGGGCTGGTGACCGTGCACGGTGACGCCACCAATTCCGCGGTCCTACGGTTGGCGGGTGCCCAGCACGCCAAGTCGATCATCGTCGCGGCCGACAACGACGCCAGTGCGGTGCTGGTGACGTTGACGGCCCGCGAGCTTGCGCCGAAGGCCAAGATCATCGCGGCGGTGCGGGAATCGGACAACCTCCACCTGCTCAAGCAGTCCGGTGCGGACTCCACGGTGGTGTCTTCCGAGACTGCCGGCCGGCTGCTCGGGATCGCGACGCAGACCCCCAGCGTGGTGGAGATGATGGAGGATCTGCTGACTCCTGACGAGGGATTCGCCATCGCCGAACGTGAGGTCACTCCGAAGGAGGAGGGCGGCTCCCCGCGCCATCTGCACGACATCGTGCTGGGCGTGGTGCGTGAGGGTCGGTTGGTGCGGGTCGACGCGCCCGAGGTGGATGCGCTGGAGGCCGGCGACCGGCTGCTCTACATCCGCAGCGCGGACGCCGAGCGATGA
- a CDS encoding acyl-CoA dehydrogenase family protein, with product MMSAVFAAHRERHEPGEGIAELWGRLGELGLVRLTGSEESGGSGAGWAEAVELLRAAAWHGVRVPLAEHDLLACWLLETAGLVADDSRRTACLLDDDGAARGVPWAADSERVVLLWRDGTGYRVADVDGASLSVTAGHNNAGEPRDDVSANLADLTGTAVPDNVIGQFTLRAALVRAVQVCAVLDRILAMSVSHTCERTQFGRPLAKFQAVQNLVADIAAESALARAATDGALAEALRSDWSSVHLDFLVAVARSCVGHATSVVVRNAHQVHGAIGTTREHRLHEFTMPALSWRSDYGSVAHWDQVLTDYATTAGTHGLWALVTGAGG from the coding sequence ATGATGTCGGCGGTGTTCGCCGCGCATCGCGAACGGCACGAGCCCGGTGAGGGCATCGCCGAATTATGGGGCCGGCTGGGCGAACTCGGACTGGTTCGGCTGACCGGTTCCGAGGAGTCCGGTGGAAGTGGCGCAGGCTGGGCCGAGGCCGTCGAGCTTCTACGCGCCGCCGCCTGGCACGGGGTGAGGGTCCCGCTGGCCGAGCACGATCTGCTGGCCTGCTGGCTGTTGGAAACGGCCGGTCTGGTTGCCGACGATTCCCGTCGCACGGCCTGCCTGCTCGACGACGACGGTGCTGCCCGGGGCGTGCCGTGGGCAGCGGACTCCGAGCGGGTGGTGCTGCTCTGGCGCGACGGCACCGGCTACCGCGTGGCCGATGTGGACGGCGCGTCGCTGTCGGTCACTGCGGGGCACAACAATGCGGGGGAGCCTCGCGATGACGTCAGCGCGAATCTCGCGGATCTGACCGGAACCGCGGTGCCCGACAATGTGATCGGTCAGTTCACGCTACGGGCCGCGCTGGTGCGGGCCGTCCAGGTGTGCGCGGTGCTCGACAGGATCCTGGCGATGTCGGTGTCCCACACCTGCGAACGCACCCAGTTCGGCCGGCCGCTGGCCAAGTTCCAGGCGGTTCAGAATCTCGTGGCCGACATCGCCGCCGAGTCGGCGCTGGCTCGCGCGGCCACCGATGGTGCGCTGGCCGAGGCGCTGAGGTCGGACTGGTCCTCGGTACATCTGGATTTCCTTGTCGCCGTGGCCCGTTCGTGTGTCGGTCACGCCACTTCGGTCGTGGTGCGCAACGCTCATCAGGTGCACGGTGCGATCGGTACCACCCGCGAGCACCGCCTGCACGAGTTCACCATGCCCGCGTTGTCCTGGCGTTCGGACTACGGGTCGGTTGCGCACTGGGACCAGGTTCTCACCGACTATGCCACCACTGCCGGCACGCACGGGTTGTGGGCGTTGGTCACTGGTGCGGGCGGGTAG
- a CDS encoding helix-turn-helix domain-containing protein: protein MSALLRAVRQERGLTLEELAEATGLTKSYLSKIERQRSTPSIAVALKVARALDVDVAQLFSEDPAVTTLAIDRAGDPATGRYQAVASAMLGKSMSPFIVRPTQKFAEHPHPEHAGQELVFVHAGTVELRYQDESVILETGDCAYFDASSPHQLRQRGTAPSEVLVVSHADYTRNR from the coding sequence ATGAGCGCTCTGCTGCGCGCCGTGCGTCAGGAGCGGGGGTTGACGCTCGAGGAGCTTGCCGAGGCGACCGGGTTGACCAAGAGTTACCTGTCGAAGATCGAACGACAGCGTTCGACTCCCTCGATCGCGGTGGCGCTGAAGGTTGCGCGTGCGCTTGATGTAGATGTGGCGCAGCTGTTTTCGGAGGATCCGGCAGTGACCACGCTGGCGATTGACCGGGCAGGCGATCCCGCCACCGGCCGCTATCAGGCGGTGGCGTCGGCCATGCTCGGAAAGTCGATGTCGCCGTTCATCGTCAGGCCTACCCAAAAGTTCGCCGAACATCCCCATCCTGAGCATGCCGGGCAGGAGTTGGTGTTCGTCCATGCGGGCACTGTGGAACTGCGTTACCAGGATGAGTCGGTCATCTTGGAAACCGGTGACTGCGCCTATTTCGACGCCTCATCGCCCCATCAGCTGCGCCAGCGGGGAACCGCCCCCAGCGAGGTTCTTGTGGTCAGTCACGCCGATTACACCCGAAACCGCTGA
- a CDS encoding mycoredoxin, producing MTATPTVTMYTTTWCGYCSRLKMALKSEGIAWTEVDIEQDPTAAEFVGSVNGGNHVVPTLKFADGSTLTNPTIKQVKAKLS from the coding sequence ATGACTGCTACACCGACTGTGACCATGTACACCACCACCTGGTGCGGCTACTGCTCGCGGCTCAAGATGGCTCTGAAATCCGAGGGCATCGCGTGGACTGAGGTCGACATCGAGCAGGATCCCACCGCAGCGGAATTCGTCGGCTCGGTCAACGGCGGTAACCACGTGGTACCGACCCTGAAGTTCGCCGACGGATCGACGCTGACCAACCCGACCATCAAGCAGGTCAAGGCCAAGCTCAGCTGA
- a CDS encoding dihydrodipicolinate synthase family protein, whose amino-acid sequence MTANTGIHGILAYPVTPFTEDHRIDTDKLAALVDRLVTGGAHGIVPLGSTGESAYLTEAEFDAVIDTTIGVVGRRVPVIIGASDLTTANTVRRAQYAERAGADAVMVLPISYWKLSEREIAQHYAAIGAAIGIPIMVYNNPATSGIDMRPELLVQMFKDIDNVTMVKESTGDLSRMLRIAELSDGQLPFYNGNNPLALKAFNAGAKGWCTAAPNLRPQPCLDLYEAVRAGDRARAESLYEDLRPLLEFIVAGGLPTTIKGGLELLGQGVGVPRLPLLPLDEGGREELSRLLAVS is encoded by the coding sequence ATGACTGCCAACACTGGAATCCACGGCATTCTCGCCTATCCCGTCACGCCGTTCACCGAGGACCACCGCATCGATACCGACAAGCTCGCCGCCCTCGTCGACCGGTTGGTGACGGGCGGTGCGCACGGGATCGTCCCGCTGGGCAGCACGGGTGAGTCGGCCTATCTCACCGAAGCCGAGTTCGATGCCGTCATCGACACCACGATCGGTGTGGTCGGCCGCCGGGTGCCGGTCATCATCGGCGCGTCAGATCTCACTACTGCCAATACCGTTCGTCGGGCGCAGTATGCCGAGCGGGCCGGCGCGGACGCGGTGATGGTGCTGCCGATCTCCTACTGGAAACTGTCCGAGCGGGAGATCGCGCAGCACTATGCCGCAATCGGGGCGGCCATCGGAATTCCCATCATGGTGTACAACAACCCGGCGACCAGTGGCATCGATATGCGGCCAGAACTGCTGGTGCAGATGTTCAAGGACATCGACAACGTGACGATGGTCAAGGAATCCACCGGCGACCTGTCGCGGATGCTCCGCATCGCGGAGCTGAGCGACGGGCAGTTGCCCTTCTACAACGGCAACAACCCGTTGGCGCTCAAGGCCTTCAATGCAGGAGCGAAGGGGTGGTGTACTGCCGCGCCGAACCTCCGTCCGCAGCCGTGCCTGGATCTCTATGAGGCGGTCCGGGCGGGCGACCGGGCAAGGGCCGAATCGTTGTACGAGGATCTGCGGCCACTGTTGGAGTTCATCGTGGCCGGCGGTCTGCCCACCACGATCAAGGGTGGACTCGAGCTGCTGGGCCAGGGCGTCGGAGTGCCGCGGCTGCCGTTGCTCCCGCTCGATGAGGGTGGGCGCGAAGAGCTGAGCCGGCTCCTCGCGGTGTCCTGA
- a CDS encoding Rrf2 family transcriptional regulator, whose protein sequence is MKLPVATEWALHCATSLAQLEPGATASAADLAEYFDLPAAYLAKQLQALTRAGVLVATTGPRGGFRLGRAPAAITLLQIVEAVDGASAPYECREIRQQGRGALPTSWCRHECILAVKMADAHQAWRTSLDGVTLADILADIPATAPARTRKLLGKGRS, encoded by the coding sequence GTGAAACTTCCCGTGGCCACCGAGTGGGCGCTACATTGCGCGACGTCGCTGGCGCAGCTCGAGCCCGGGGCCACCGCCTCGGCTGCCGATCTCGCGGAGTATTTCGATCTGCCCGCCGCCTATCTGGCCAAGCAGCTGCAGGCGCTCACCCGCGCGGGTGTGCTGGTTGCGACGACCGGTCCGCGCGGCGGCTTTCGGCTCGGCCGGGCACCCGCTGCCATCACGCTGCTGCAGATCGTCGAGGCCGTCGACGGTGCGTCCGCGCCCTACGAATGCCGCGAGATCCGCCAGCAGGGCCGCGGCGCCCTCCCGACGAGCTGGTGCCGCCATGAGTGCATCCTGGCGGTGAAAATGGCCGATGCCCACCAGGCCTGGCGGACCAGCCTCGACGGCGTCACACTCGCCGACATCCTCGCCGACATCCCCGCCACGGCGCCTGCGCGCACCCGAAAGCTGTTGGGCAAAGGACGCTCATAA
- a CDS encoding aldolase encodes MTTTLGDSKQVLMQRALDGLSTHVEDSTLTTQQKLALTCRALFDAGHDSGLAGQITARAEKPGTYYTQRLGLGFDEITEDNLLLVDEDLNVLKGEGMANPANRFHTWIYRARPDVQCIVHTHPFHVAALSMLEVPLQVSQMDIAPLYDDCAFLADWPGVPVGNEEGEIISAALGDKKAILLAHHGHVIAGASIEESCSLAMLIERGAKLQLAAMAAGTIADLPPRLAREAHDWTLRPKRSQANFAYYARRALRNHPDALTS; translated from the coding sequence ATGACGACCACGCTGGGTGATTCGAAACAGGTTTTGATGCAGCGTGCCCTCGATGGGTTGTCAACCCATGTCGAGGACTCCACACTGACGACGCAGCAGAAGCTGGCATTGACATGCCGAGCGCTGTTCGACGCAGGCCATGACTCAGGGCTCGCAGGTCAGATCACCGCACGGGCCGAGAAGCCGGGCACGTACTACACCCAGCGGCTGGGATTGGGCTTCGACGAGATCACCGAGGACAATTTGCTGCTCGTCGACGAGGACCTCAATGTTCTCAAGGGTGAGGGAATGGCAAACCCCGCCAATCGTTTCCACACCTGGATCTACCGCGCCCGGCCCGATGTGCAGTGCATCGTGCACACGCACCCGTTCCACGTCGCCGCGCTCTCGATGCTGGAAGTTCCGCTGCAGGTGTCGCAGATGGATATCGCACCGCTGTACGACGACTGTGCATTTCTGGCCGACTGGCCCGGAGTCCCGGTGGGCAATGAAGAGGGCGAGATCATCAGCGCCGCGCTGGGGGACAAGAAGGCCATCCTGTTGGCCCACCACGGCCATGTGATCGCCGGAGCCAGCATCGAGGAGTCGTGCTCGCTGGCGATGCTGATCGAGCGCGGCGCCAAACTGCAACTGGCCGCCATGGCAGCGGGCACCATCGCCGACCTTCCTCCACGACTGGCCCGCGAGGCCCACGACTGGACGTTGCGACCCAAACGCAGCCAGGCCAACTTCGCCTACTACGCGCGCCGGGCGCTCCGCAACCACCCGGACGCGCTGACCAGCTGA